Within Meles meles chromosome 19, mMelMel3.1 paternal haplotype, whole genome shotgun sequence, the genomic segment agCCTCTTTCTGAAGACCTCCAAATAAGTTGCTCTGTAACTAGCCATTCTCccaaagtaggaaggaaaaagtaattttttaaaaaacataataaatccTCTAGTGTCCCCACAGAAAAGgcttgagtcttttttttaattcaaagtgaATTTATGCTCGCCAATTTGCATTACAGTCAAGCGATCACCGTATGTCATATTCTTCAAAGGTGCTTAACAAACCCCCTTTTAAAAGTCACTAGAACTGGAGGCCAGAAAAAGGCAATCAGCCTCCTTCTTCCATACAGTCCTTAGATCAAGTTTCAATAATTGAGACCAATAAAAATTGTCATATTTACCTTAAGTTGGAAGCAACAAGGGGGAAAAGTTAAAGAGTGGGTGATTTCTGAAAGCACTTGTAATTAAAGAATTTGCCACAGCCCAAGGAATTGCACATTTTGCAAAAGTCAGCTTCTGAGCAACAGATTAATTTGtaaagtaaaatgtattttttaatgtaagagCTCCACAAGAACCCTACGACTATTAAATCCTTTCACAATTTAAATACACTGCATAAAATACACTCACATCTACTCTCCAACATATAAGCAGAAAGAGTTACATGAAAATGCACAACAGAAAAGAGTGAAGCAGGACGAGGGTGAGTGCAGAATGGAACGTAAACAATCCCAGATTCGtgtgagcaagaaaaaaaaaaaaagagagagagagagaaaaaaagaagaagaaaagaagaacgaaagacaaaagaagaaggaaaaaagaaaaaagcaacacTTCGTTGTCTCTCAACTCAGCTGGTCAAAGAGAGGCCGGCCAGGCTAGGTCTAGTCCTGGCCGGCGGCGCAGCCCCGAGCCCCCGGGAGCCCCTAGTGTCCAGGGCAGAGCCCCCTCTGGGCGCTCGCGGCGCTGCCAGTGGGGCAGGGCGGAGAGCGCGCAGGTACAGGGTCGGGCGGCCACCTCGCCCCCTCACCCCCTCTTGGACCCCCAGCTTCTGTCGGGCGGCCGCGTCCCCCTCAAGTCGAGCCCCGGCCCGGAAGGCGCCCGCCCGGCCAGCCGGCCAGCGGTGGTGATgctggtggtggtgctggtggtggcgGCGTTggtggcggcagcggcggcggcggcggccgcggcgacTGTTCCGGACCGGGTGCGCGCCCGGCTCGGCGGCTCAGCCCGGGGCCCCGGCGCCTCTCGGGGTGGGGCAAAGTTGGGGGCCgggggtggcgggggcgggggcgctcGGCACCGCggacacccgccccccccccccccccccccgccgctggTCGCCGCCTTTGTCTCGGCGCCCGGACCCCGGCCGCCCTCCCGCCCTCGGCCCGCGCCCTGGCCGGCCCTGCCCCGCGGCGCCTCCAAACTCGGCGCGCGGGCCTCGCCCCGGGCGCCTCCACCCTCCCGGGGGTCGCTGGCGGCCGGCTGCGGCGGCGCGGGGgccggggaggagggggcggcccgggctcggcggcggcggcggcggcggcgggaggaggaggaagaagaagagaaagagaaagtttgGCGCAGGGGGAAGGCGAGCGGGACGCAGCGAGCGAGCAGGGCGCGGGCGCGGGgagcgcgggcggcggcggccgggcgCGGGAGCCGGGAGGGGGCAGGACGAGCCCCATGCAAAGCAGCCCGGGCGCCCCGAGGAGCCCCGCGTCCGGGCGGTGgcggcgggaggaggaggaggagcaggcggcggcggcggcggcggcgggaaaaaaaaaagagggaaaagttgCCACTTACGCGGTTGCTTctccggcggcggcggctgcagcGGCGctgctggcggcggcggcggcggcgggagctgGCGGCGCTTTTAATCCCGAAAAGAGGCGCTCGGGCCGCGGAGCCCATCAAGGCAGCAGCGGCGGCTGACGGGGGTCGGCGGCGGCGGAGGACGCGctgctggcggcggcggcggcggcggcggcggcggagctGGAGCGCGCTCGGCGGAGCCCGGGGCGGGAGGCGGCCGCAGCCGGGGAgccggagccgccgccgccgctgccgccgagCAGCATGGTTGGCGGGGAGTTTACAGCCCCCGGAGCGGGCAGGGGCCACGGAGGagaagcggcggcggcggcagcggctcTAGGCTGTAATTGGGATGCAAAGcaggcggtggcggcggcggctgcggccgggaggaggaggaggcggcggcggcggcggcggcggcggcggctgcagcGGTCGGAGGGGACGCGCTGGAAGTGGGAGCTGatgagtgaaaagaaaaaaaagtctttggatCTTTATTCTGCTAATTAGTTTCCTGCAAAAAATGGCTGTGATTAATTCAGTGCGCATGTGCTTCATTACCCAGGCACGACGGGAAGGGCTAATTAGCCACCTTCTGGATCAATAAGattcagcaaaaaagaaaagggggaggtggagggaggcagaggggaggaagggagaaaaaaaaaaaaaaaaaaaccggggGAAAGTGATGAGCAGGGCAAGGAGAGCAGGAAGAGAGGATGGGAGAAGAgcccaggaagagggagagaggcaccAAAAGTTTATGCATGTATTAAaaacacccacatacacacacacacacacacacacgcaacacacatatgcacacacacacacatacacaccgaGAAGTGAAATGCAGAGAAGCAACAATAGGAACCTggctaagatttttttaaaagattttttttctttcctttttttttcattctcttttctttcttgcttattttctttcttttcccctttctttttctttctttttttttggcaaatGCAACAATGTTTAAATTAAATAGGAAGAAAGCATCTTCAGAGAAGAGGGGAGCAAGGGGGGGCAATAATGGACTGGGACAGCTTAAAGCAAAGATTTAAGTGAAAGGCGGAGAAGCAGCAGAGACAAAATAGAGGCCACTTTAAATTGCaaatctgagatttttttttaaaggaggaaaattaCCTACCCCCCCAATCAGaggacaaataaagaaaatatggagaaaactTTAGCACGTACCATAGActagacaaaaaatatatatacgaTATGTTAATTTTGTCTCCTGAAATAAGATGCAATCAATCTTCTCTGGTTCTttagaaggagaggggaagcaggagtgATGATTAGAAGGAATAAAAGGGGGAAAGTGAAACAGAACTGAAAGGGGGGGTAACTTaaggaaagacaagaaaaggaaaagttgcACTTGCAAACAAGTCCAACTTTCTACCTTTCTGGAcctaagagaaaagtaaaatcaatTTTCTCATGTAAAACCTGGAAAGCAGATGTTTTCAAAACACAGGAAGCTATTTTGCCATCAAAAGCAGGGATGTAATAAAGGcagtgaaaaataatttcagactaaATTCATAAGAAAGAAAGCCAATATATTTAAATAGCGAGGAAAGGTCTAGAGTGGAGCAAGGGGGGAAATTACGTACcccttcccttaaaaaaaaaaaaaaaaaaaaaagtcttacagcTTCCTCCAAGAGTTTGGAGCAGAGTCTCGAAGTCAAAGGGCTTGAAATGAGAGGATGGATTTCAGATAAAGACTAGGAGCAGTACATCCCACCAGAGCCCAAAGGAGATCCCTGGAATCAAAGACAGCAGCCAGGGACCCTGCTACTGTACCGATTCCCAGTACATCAAAGCCATCACTTAGGCGGGTGTACGGTACCtccaaaaagcaagcaaacaaatgcAGGAAGAACGAGAGtctcagtctgtctctctctctctctctctctttctctacccgcTCTTTCAAATCCTAGCCTTAGCGTCACTGCTAatgcaatagattttttttttaatgacaagtGTGTATTTATGTAAGTTCTAAATATGAACTAGTACCACTGAAATTACAATgtctggaataaaataaaatgcaatttgCACTTTAAGTGATCTGcaaacaaatgcaaaaacaaCATTTATGTTTCTGGAGGCATTTTTAGTGAACCCTGTAACATCAGGTAGACAGAGAGCCCTCaccaaaacttatttttctgaGGAAAAAGATTTTTTCGTCAGCCTcgttggattatttattctagaaGGAATCTGGGAATTAATCGGGAAATCTATTTGATTAGAAAGGAATTCTTCATTTTGAGAGATTTTCCAATGCTCTTAAGAGCGTGCAGCTTCTTAGTCAAGACTAGGGGGAGAAAACCGGTTTGGGGTTTTGCAGGGTTACCTCATCTAATCCTTGTGAATTCACTCTGGGAATAATGCtgttttatttagagagaaaaaaagaaaatacatttagaaaaatCGGGGGTTTCCTCTCTATGAGCCAAATCTGGATTGCCATTCAAACTTTTCCTGGCTGCTTTTCCATGCGGGACAGTTGATCAATAAAGCCAAGTCCAGGCTGGCTTGCTACAGGTTTCACCAGTCAGTGCTTGCAAAACCTttgtcattttctaaaaataaaaaagctaaaagTTATTGTAGAAGAAGGGGCTTTTTTTTGTCCCCTGCACAATGTGTCTTTTGTGAGGTTAATGCCATTCTGGGCTCTCGATAGCCCTGGACAATGGGAACTCTCCAGGAGCCTGCAAAGActctggcttttttctttcttgatttttttttttttttaagggaaggaTGAAACATTCCTACAGTCCAAACACAACTTCTActttgattaaataaatatttatctttattgtaaccattgtatatttttacctTCAGTTTGTCCGGTttctgattattattttaaatttttcactggcaacagttaatctttttttttttccctttcagtccAAAGTGCAGGTCAGTGTAAAATGTAGCTGACTGAAAGAAGACTGGTAAATTCTGAATTTTTCCATAATACATCAGGTAAGGAAAATTGTTCAGACCTTCAGGAGTATATTTGCCTCTTATTTATCTATCTTCACGAATCTTCATAATtctgttggtttatttttttaaggtgcaGCAGAATTAAATTTCTCCCTGTAGATCTTGGAAACTCACTTAAatgctatgtatttattttcttttaaaaatgtaaatagtaCTAGGAGAGAACTTGTAGCTTGTTATACAAAACAGCGCGGAGGAAGTCAGTATCTCCACTGGTATAAGCTACTTGGGGGAAATTCTGGATATAAATGTATTTCATGTTGCAATATAGGAAAATGTCAGCTTAATCTGGTAAATACTTATGCTAATTTTACTCAGTGAATTCGTTATAAGGAGGAGAGGTACCAAGCTTGTATGACTGAATAATGCTTAGGCGATAATCCAGCATCTATATGGATTATTTtatgtacaaaatgaaaaaaggaacCAAGAAATTCAGAATCTAAATCCTTCATTTAGCTGGCAAGAGGGCAGAAAATTTTAGACCAATCTGTTTTTAAGACATTTACAGTATAGGGAGAGAAAGTAGAATGTAGGCTAAATATTGCATTGATGTGTATATTTCTCTGCCTCTCGCTCAAATGAATGGATACAAATACAAAGATATATGCATAAATGGgtacataaatatacatttgaATGACTTTAGATGTCTTTGCGTCTCTGTGTGTGCCTGAATATATGTGCACACAAATACACAAGGTATACATAAATGCAAGTACTAAACAGAGCTAtgcgtgtgtgtgctctctcgctGGGGGTTTTTGTTTCCAGATCTGTTTGAAGATACTTTTTTGCAAATATAACATACAAGTATCGGTTTAATGATGAAGATATGGAGGGTGAATTTGAGTAAGAATCTGCTTCCCTGCAATTTTCAGAATCTGGGGTTGCGATGTGAGCAGCTATTATTTGGTCCAAGGGCTAAAGATGCCGTGGGCCAGTCTTAAGGGGAAAGAGAGGTGAAGGGGATCTTAGGAGATCTCACTTCCAAAGAGCCTATCTTCTGGGCCCTGGGTTTTCTTCAGCTGGGGCTTGGgggacacaaaaacaaaaaaagaacggggggggcgggggggggaggaagaaaaaagaaaacccgtGAGGAGCCAGGGGAGGTTGAAAGGACGTCTCTGCGTACAACTCTAGAGCTAGATCTAAGAGCAGGGTTGCAGGGTGAAGAATGTGCGGGTCTCTTTTTGAATGTGTATTGTTATTCTAAGTctattgtatgtatgtgttaCTGTCCTTTCATTTGCCACGACAACATATGGATTCCATAAATGCAGACATGCTGAAGTGCATCTGTCTGGGTAGTTAACACGATCCAAACATCCCTCTCCGTTCTGCTAACTCTGGCCCTTCTTCGGGTTCCCTGGCAGTGCTCAGGGCCGGCTGGCCCTTGCCCTAGGCTCTCAGCACCCTGCAGTCTCGCCCTTTTGTAGTCTCCTGGTGGGATCCAAGGTGCCGCGCCGAGGAGGCGGGCTGCTCCGGTTCCGGGGTCAGAGGCGCCGCTGCCGCGAGCCCCAGAGCGCCAGGGAACGAAAGGGTTAAGCTGCCCGAGCTCTGGGAAGGGGCTGCGCTCATCCCGGAGCGAGGTGCAGCCACCAGCAGCTGTGATTTAGGGGTCAAGTCCGAGATCACCTTTCTCCTGCCTCTGGAAATGGCAGAAGATGAggtagggagggagaaacaggagagagaggcagCCAGGCGCGGCACTTGGCGCTCCATCCATCCGTTCCCTCCTCTGACCTCCCAGCCCACCTTCTGACCCCCAGACAAATCGaacagttcccctttctcctcagggTGCAGGGTGAGGTTCTTCTGAGAGTCCAGAATTGTTCCATCCCCCAGCTCTATCCAAGGGCTAAACCACTGTGATCCACGCCCCAACCACCAAATCACAAAGTTTGCTCTTGATGCACCAGGGGGTAAGCAGATGGGTCTGGGTAAAAAATGCTCCCTGTTTGCGGAAGACAGGGGTACccctggcagggctggggagtTTGGATGTTGGCGCCAGCCCCGCAGACTCGGGTCATGCTCCTCATGGTCCTGAGCGGATGCACACAGTGGTGTCCATTACATGCAGCTTCTTGCTTTGTGCCAGCAATCTCAGTCCAAAGCTTGCTTTCCCCCAACTTGGGCAGCCCGGACAATActtttgtcaaaatatttttcacaccTGGAAGATAACCAAAACCCAAATTCACATTTGTTTCTGAGGCGTTTCACTGGAAAAGAGCAAAGCGTCTGAAGTCCCCTTTTGTTTTGGTGCTGCATGGAAGCACCTGGTTGTGGGGCTTAGTGCCCAGGTGGTGTCCTAGGGACCCTGAGCCGTGTACGCAGTGCCCACAAAAGGGGCTTTAATTGCGAAAGAGCT encodes:
- the LOC123930495 gene encoding translation initiation factor IF-2-like, coding for MGSAARAPLFGIKSAASSRRRRRRQQRRCSRRRRRSNRPAASDPREGGGARGEARAPSLEAPRGRAGQGAGRGREGGRGPGAETKAATSGGGGGGGGGCPRCRAPPPPPPPAPNFAPPREAPGPRAEPPSRARTRSGTVAAAAAAAAAATNAATTSTTTSITTAGRLAGRAPSGPGLDLRGTRPPDRSWGSKRGPPQKKTQPCSDDDFDSLANRKLALATSCCQPLTFDERGVSAWEGPGFVPAGPVPGAAQAQPPRTPVPGRAARPAQKPVPGARPCVPVFPRARAPPSTRPAPGTTVDVRLCPGSRAAAGL